ACGGGTGCTTGCTCATGATACAGACGGAGCACTGAAAGAATACAGCGATCTTCTGAATATCTAAGGTATGAAAGGTATTATATGAAGAATTAAGAACGCAGAAAAATACCGGAAGTGTCAAGTGACAGATTTCTGGATTGCGTGTGGATACAAGAAAGTAAAGGGGAGCGAAAGCTCCCCTTTTTGTCTGATGATTATAATCTGTCAGGATTATCATTGAGATGAATATATTCAGCAACAGAACGGTCAAATGTTTTAATATGATGGAACAGCCAGTCAACGACATTGACTTTTACCTGTTCTGTAAATTGCTCATTTGGTCCTTCGTTTTCGTTTAAGAAATCATATAATTCCCGGATAGATTTTTTAAATTCTTCGTGCTTTTCCTGATGTCTGGCAAGTTCAGGATAGGAGACTTCTCTTTGCAACTGTTCTTCTTCCTGAAAATGGAAATTCGTATATTCATCCAGATAATCTAGCATTTTGATTGCTTTTATTTTGCTGTCACCGGATTCACAGGCAGTTACGAACTGCTGAATCCGATGAATTAATTCTTCATGCTGTGCGTCGATGGTATCATTTCCTGTAATTAAATTATCATCAAATGTAATGTTCGTCATAATTCGTTCTCCTTTGTAAAATAAATTGGGTTATAAAGGTTTGAAATCAGAGGCCGGGTGCTTGCAAATTGGGCAGATAAAGTCTTCCGGTAATGGATCGTCCTCGTAGATATAGCCACATATAGTACAGACATAGCCTTTTTTAGAAGTTTGCTCTGGTGCCGGTTTGATGTGCTGCTGGTAATAGCTATATGTTACGGACGGATCATTGGATAACACTTCTGCATCTGTCACATCGGCCAGGAATAAAGTGTGTGTACCGAGATCGGTGGTGGAGATCACTTTCGCACTGATATAGGTATTGGTTTCTTCCGGCAGATAGATGATCTGATTTGCCGAACGTTTGAAGGGAATGCCGAGCGCTTTATCTATATCCGCACCACTCTGAAACCCCCAGTGCTTAAACGTATCAAAGGAAGTGTGTTCCGTCAGGATAGAAACGTTAAATTCACCGGTTCGTAAAATCATGTCGTGCGTATAATTTTTTTTATTCACAGCAACAAGAATCCGATTTGGAGAAGTAGTGACCTGTGTGACTGTGTTTACAATACAGCCGTTATCCTTGTCGTTTTCGCGTGTGGTTAATGCAAAAAGTCCGTAAGACAAGTTATACATTGCTTTGTTGTTCATAAACATCACCTCGTGTTATGGAATTATATTTAGTGTGGCAATAATAAGGAGTCTTTTTCTTTGTGATATCTATAAGATACCCGGAAATACAGAAAAAGTATGTAACAAATGTTACGGAAATGGAAAATATTTCTATTTATAAACCGGGAATTTTAAAATGCAGAAAACATGGCAAATGAAAGAGATATAAAAGATAAGAAGTTAGCATTGACTAACCTTTGGGCACTATGATACCCTACGAAAAGAATAATTCGTCCGTGAGGGAGTAGTGGCGCGAAGCGCGGTAAGTCAACATCCTGGCTGATAGAAATTCAGTCTGGCTTACCTTAATCAACGAGACTCATGTACAGCATAACGTGCCGTACAATGAGAGTCTCTTTTTTTATGTCGGTACGTGATGTACCGGCTTTTTTATTCTATAAAATATTCCCGATCAAGGGATACTACAAAAGAAGGGAAAGAAGCAATCATTATGAAAGATGCTTTTTTGAAATCAGCAGATCTTGTATTGGAAGAGCTGAAATCTGATGGAGAACATGGAATGAGCCTTGCACAGGTGGAAGAGTCCCGGGAAAAATACGGAAAGAATTCTTTTACACAGCAGGCCAGAGAATCCATGGCGAAGAGAATCTGGGACGCCTCCACAGAACCGATGTTGTTGATGTTGATTTTTGCAGCAATCATCACACTGGCGGTCAATATTACCAGATATTTTACAGGAGGGGAATACAACTTCCTGGAATGTGCCGGGATTTTTGCGGCAATCATTCTTTCGGTTGTGATTACCATCGTGACAGAAGGAAAGAGCGCCAAAGCGTTTGAGGCGCTGAATCAGTTAAATGAAGATACACTGATCAAAGTAATCCGAAACGGGGAGCCTTGTCTGGTTCCACAGCGTGATATCGTGGTGGGAGATATTCTTCTGGTAGAAACCGGGGATAAGATCATCGCGGATGGTCGACTGATCAAAAGCAACGATTTGAGTGTAGATGAGTCGGCACTGACCGGAGAAAGCCTGCCGGTAGATAAGGCAGCAGATGCAGTCTGTTCAGACAAAACACCGGTGGCGGAGCGGAAAAATATGCTGTATTCGGGATGCTTTGTCTCTGCCGGAAATGGACGGATGGTGGTAACGGGTGTCGGAAATGATACAGAATTTGGTCTGATCGCGCAGGAACTTTCTTCCATCGAAAAGACCACCACTCCGCTGCAGGAAAAACTGGATCGTCTGGGAAAAGGAATCACCGTGTTAGGGGCATCCGCGGCTGCTATCGTATTTTTACTGCAGGTCGTTCAGTTCTTTATGGCAGGAACTCTGAATTTGAATACGGTTTCCGATGCGTTTATTACCAGTATTGTCCTGATCGTGGCAGCGGTTCCGGAAGGATTGCCGACGATCGTGGCGGTTTCCCTGGCGTTAAATATTATCAAAATGTCCCGGGAAAATGCGCTGGTGAAGAAAATGATCGCCTGCGAGACCATCGGTTGTGTCAATATCATTTGCTCCGACAAGACAGGAACGCTGACGGAAAACAAGATGACCGTTCAGAAATTTTACCGGGCAGGAGAACTGCTGGAGCCGGAAGAAATCAAAGATGAGACGCTTCTTCACAATTTCTGTATCAACAGTAATGCAAACATTAATGAAGAAGACGGAACCTGGACCTTTATCGGAAATCCGACAGAATGTTCCCTGCTGGTAGCAGCACATAAATCCGGAACGGAGTATCAGGAATTGCGACAGACAGCAGAGGTTGTCCGTGTCTTCCCATTTTCCTCTCAGAAAAAAGATATGAGTACAATTGTCCGGGAAGAGAACGGACTGGTACTCTATACGAAAGGAAATCCGGAGAAAATCCTCTCCCTTTGCAACGACATTTCAGAA
This window of the Mediterraneibacter butyricigenes genome carries:
- a CDS encoding flavin reductase; protein product: MNNKAMYNLSYGLFALTTRENDKDNGCIVNTVTQVTTSPNRILVAVNKKNYTHDMILRTGEFNVSILTEHTSFDTFKHWGFQSGADIDKALGIPFKRSANQIIYLPEETNTYISAKVISTTDLGTHTLFLADVTDAEVLSNDPSVTYSYYQQHIKPAPEQTSKKGYVCTICGYIYEDDPLPEDFICPICKHPASDFKPL
- a CDS encoding bacteriohemerythrin — encoded protein: MTNITFDDNLITGNDTIDAQHEELIHRIQQFVTACESGDSKIKAIKMLDYLDEYTNFHFQEEEQLQREVSYPELARHQEKHEEFKKSIRELYDFLNENEGPNEQFTEQVKVNVVDWLFHHIKTFDRSVAEYIHLNDNPDRL
- a CDS encoding calcium-translocating P-type ATPase, PMCA-type; the encoded protein is MKDAFLKSADLVLEELKSDGEHGMSLAQVEESREKYGKNSFTQQARESMAKRIWDASTEPMLLMLIFAAIITLAVNITRYFTGGEYNFLECAGIFAAIILSVVITIVTEGKSAKAFEALNQLNEDTLIKVIRNGEPCLVPQRDIVVGDILLVETGDKIIADGRLIKSNDLSVDESALTGESLPVDKAADAVCSDKTPVAERKNMLYSGCFVSAGNGRMVVTGVGNDTEFGLIAQELSSIEKTTTPLQEKLDRLGKGITVLGASAAAIVFLLQVVQFFMAGTLNLNTVSDAFITSIVLIVAAVPEGLPTIVAVSLALNIIKMSRENALVKKMIACETIGCVNIICSDKTGTLTENKMTVQKFYRAGELLEPEEIKDETLLHNFCINSNANINEEDGTWTFIGNPTECSLLVAAHKSGTEYQELRQTAEVVRVFPFSSQKKDMSTIVREENGLVLYTKGNPEKILSLCNDISEEEQKHIGELMEEFQSQAGRLLAFAHKELEDYQDEDQDELEQNLKFDGFVVISDPLSEDVYGSIKKCQKAGIEVKMLTGDNIRTARAIANELHMLDENHIAVEASEIEEMSDKELKRELKRIQVIARSTPIVKMRVVKLLKEEGNVVAVTGDGINDAPAIKNADVGIAMGIAGTEVTKEASDMVLLDDSFTTIVKAVQWGRGIYENFKRFIQFQLTVNVSSVVVVIASILAGFPAPFTALELLWINIIMDGPPALTLGLEPIRDDLLKRKPTKRNENIISKKMLIRIFANGIFISVIFMLQHFTNFLGAAPKEQDTVLFTLFVLFQLFNAFNCRELDDTLMVKNVMRNKLMLGIFAIVLVLQCAITQFGTAVFETVPLSLGMWGKMFATAFSVVVINELWKIGKMLGKRD